From the Anaeromyxobacter dehalogenans 2CP-1 genome, the window CCCGGGCATGGCGCGGGCGAGGTCGCCGGAGAGCTGGGACAGGCGGGCCCGGGCCTCGTCCACCTCGGCCTCGCCCTTCTCGATTAGGCGGGTGAGCCGGCGCCGGTCGAGCGCCAGCTCCAGGGCGCGCTCGAACGCGAGCGGCTCCGGCTCGTCCCGGTACTCGTGGAAGAAGTCCGCGCCGGCCATCACCGCCGCCACCGCCTCGGAGGCAGGGGCACCTGCGGTGAACGCCAGGATGGCGAGGTCCGGGCGGCGGGCGCGCAGCTCCTGGATGACCTCGAGGCCGTTGCGGCGCGGCATGACCAGGTCCACCGCCACCGCGGTCACCTGGGCGGTGGCGCGCCGCAGCGCCTCCTCGCCGTTGCGCGCCACCAGGATGCGGTAGCGCGGGTAGCGCCCCAGGATCTGGGCGCGCTGGCGCCCGGGCACGGTGTCGAGGTGGCGCTTCACCGCCTCCAGGTGGAGGTCGTCGTCGTCGGCGAGGAGGAGGACATGGTCATGCTCCTCCGGGCGTTCCCATCGCGCGCGGGCCATTGCGCGCCCCTCATAGCACGGACGGGGGGTACCGTTCACCCATCGTGCCGCACGTCGGGGGCGAGCAGGATCGCCCGGACCCTGGCCCCGCGCGCGAGCCGCGCGCGCCCCGGCGGCAGCACCGCCAGCGCGGCGTGACCGGTGGTGGACGAGAGGTTGCCGCTGACCTGCGTCCGGAGCGGCTCGAGCACCAGCTCGTCCCCCGAGTGCCGCACGCGGCAGCGCAGGTAGACGGTGAGCTCGGCGGGCTTCTCCTGCGCGGATGCGAGCCGGCCCACCGACACCACGCGCCCGCTGCCGGGGAGCCCCGCCAGGGCGCGGAGCGCCGGGCGGACGAACAGCTCGAACGTGACCAGCGTGCTGGCCGGGTTGCCCGGCAGGCCGAACACCGCGGTGGTGCCCCACAGCCCGAACGCGAACGGCTTCCCGGGGCGCATCGCCACCCGCCAGAAGTCGAGCCGCGCCCCGGCGTGCTCCAGCGCCGCGCGCACCAGGTCGCGCTCGCCCACCGAGACGCCGCCGGACGTGAGGAGCGCGTCGGCGCCGCGGACGGCCGCGAGCGCGGCCGAGAGGCTCGCGGCCTCGTCGCGGGCGGGGCGGAGCAGGATGGGCTCGCCTCCCGCCTCGCGCACCGCCGCGGCGAGCGCGAGGCCGTTCGAGTCCACCAGCTCGCCGGGGCCGGGGACGGAGCCGGGCGGCACGAGCTCGTCGCCGGTGGGCAGGATCGCGACCCGCGGCCGCCGGCGCACCACCAGCTCGGCGCGACCGATCCCGGCCGCGAGCCCGACCGCGCCCGGGTCCACCACCGCCCCGGCGGCGAGCGCCACCGCGCCGGCGGCGAGGTCCGAGCCGCGCGCGCGCACGAAGCGCCCCGCGGCCACGGGGCGGCGGAAGACCGCCGCCTTCCCGGCGCGGCGCACCTCCTCCTGCATCTCCACCGCGTCGGCGCCCGCCGGCAACGGCGCGCCGGTGAAGATCCGGCAGCAGCTCCCCGGCGGCAGCGGCGCGGCGGCGGGGCGGCCGGCGTACACCTCGAACGCGACCGGCAGGCGCGCGCCGGCGCGGCGCGCGTCGGCGGCGCGGAGCGCATAGCCGTCCATGGTGGACGCGTCGAACGCGGGCAGGTCGCGGTCGGGGACGAGGTCCTCCGCCAGCGCGCGGCCGACCGCGTCGGCGAGCGGCACGCGCTCGCCGGCCAGCGGCGCGAGCGGGGAGAGGGCGGCCAGGATGCGCGCCCGGGCGGTCTCGGGGGTGAGCACGGACCGTTTATACACCCGGGCGGCGAGGCGCCCGCGCGGGCGGGCGGGGCGGTGCCGCGCTCCCCTGCCTTCCGCCCCTCGCCCCGCCGCATCGCGTGTAGACTCGCGCCATGCGCTGTCCCAACTGTGGAAACGAGGTCGGGCCCGACGCCGCCTGCCGCGCCTGCGGCGCGGTGCTGCGGGCCGGCGCCGCCGCGGCCGGCGACGTGCTCGCCACCACCTCCGCCTCGAGCACGCTCCGCTACCAGCTCGTGGGCGGCAACGCGTTCGCGTGCGCGCGCGTCGAGCTCGCCGCCGGCCAGTCCATCCTGGCCGAGGCCGGCGCGATGGTCTCGATGAGCGGCAACGTGGACCTGCAGTCGCGGATGCAGGGCGGCGTGATGGGCGCGCTCCGGCGCATGGTCACCCGCGAGTCCGTGTTCGTGTCGACGTTCACCGCGATGGGCGGGCCGGCCGAGGTGCTGCTCGCGCCGCCGGTGCCGGGCGACGTGATCGGGCTGGAGCTCGCGGGGCGCACGCTGCTGGTGCAGTCCTCCTCCTGGCTCGCCTCCGACCCGGAGACCCGAATCGACACCGAGTTCGCCGGCTTCCGCGGCCTGTTCGCCGGCGAGGGGCTGTTCTTCATCCGGCTCTCCGGCCGTGGCACGGCGCTGCTCTCGTCCTACGGCGCCATCGTGCGCCGGCCCATCCCGGCGGGCGGGCGCTACGTGGTCGACACCGGCCACGTGGTCGCGTTCGACGCCGCCATGCCGTACCAGGTGCGCAAGGCCAGCCGCCGCGGGTGGCTCCGCTCCATCGTGTCGGGCGAGGCCCTGGTGGCCGAGTTCGCCGGGCCGGGCGAGGTGTGGCTGCAGACGCGCAACCTGCAGGCGCTCGCCGGCGCGCTGTTCCCGCTGTTCCCCACGCAGCACCAGGGCGGCTCGGACCTCGGCCGCCTGTTCGGAGACTAGGATGCAGCGCGACCTTCAGGAGCGCCGCCGCGCGGCGCTGGTGGACCAGTTCCGCAAGGCGGGAGGGAAGGCCCTCTCGGTCCGCGAGGTGATGCAGCGCGGGAACATCCACCCCGGCGAGCGCACCGAGGTGAAGCGCGTGCTGCGCGACCTCGCGCGCGAGGGGGTGCTGCTCCGCGACGGCAACCGCTTCTCGCTGCCGGGGACGAAGCCCGCGTCGGCGGAGCGGGGCGGCCGGCGGCCGGGGCGCCCGGGCGACGGCGCCGGGGCGGGCCGGCTCGCGCCCTCGTCGCGCGGCCGCGGGCTGGCGGGCGCGGCCGGGCGGGCCGCGCGCAGCGGCGGCGTGCTCGGTACGCTCAAGAAGCACCGCGATGGCTTCGGGTTCGTGGCACGGATCGACCGCAAGGGCGAGGACGTGTTCGTGCCGCCGCACGAGGCGGCGCGCGCGCTCGACGGCGACCTGGTGCGCCTGGAGATCGTCCCGGCGCGCGGCGGGCGCACCGCCGGGAAGATCGTGGAGGTGGTGGAGCGCCGGCGGCGGCTGCTGGTCGGCACCTACCACGCGCGCGGGAAGCAGAGCTTCGTCGTCCCGGCCGACGCCGAGCTGGAGGGTTACGTGCCGGTGGCCGAGACGGCGGC encodes:
- a CDS encoding response regulator codes for the protein MARARWERPEEHDHVLLLADDDDLHLEAVKRHLDTVPGRQRAQILGRYPRYRILVARNGEEALRRATAQVTAVAVDLVMPRRNGLEVIQELRARRPDLAILAFTAGAPASEAVAAVMAGADFFHEYRDEPEPLAFERALELALDRRRLTRLIEKGEAEVDEARARLSQLSGDLARAMPGFRPPQAREDVLPFKEAARRYLTASARLFEGDSQGLARALGISYFALRRLLARYQVPLPSRSRKPGTSSR
- a CDS encoding TIGR00266 family protein, yielding MRCPNCGNEVGPDAACRACGAVLRAGAAAAGDVLATTSASSTLRYQLVGGNAFACARVELAAGQSILAEAGAMVSMSGNVDLQSRMQGGVMGALRRMVTRESVFVSTFTAMGGPAEVLLAPPVPGDVIGLELAGRTLLVQSSSWLASDPETRIDTEFAGFRGLFAGEGLFFIRLSGRGTALLSSYGAIVRRPIPAGGRYVVDTGHVVAFDAAMPYQVRKASRRGWLRSIVSGEALVAEFAGPGEVWLQTRNLQALAGALFPLFPTQHQGGSDLGRLFGD
- the glp gene encoding gephyrin-like molybdotransferase Glp — protein: MLTPETARARILAALSPLAPLAGERVPLADAVGRALAEDLVPDRDLPAFDASTMDGYALRAADARRAGARLPVAFEVYAGRPAAAPLPPGSCCRIFTGAPLPAGADAVEMQEEVRRAGKAAVFRRPVAAGRFVRARGSDLAAGAVALAAGAVVDPGAVGLAAGIGRAELVVRRRPRVAILPTGDELVPPGSVPGPGELVDSNGLALAAAVREAGGEPILLRPARDEAASLSAALAAVRGADALLTSGGVSVGERDLVRAALEHAGARLDFWRVAMRPGKPFAFGLWGTTAVFGLPGNPASTLVTFELFVRPALRALAGLPGSGRVVSVGRLASAQEKPAELTVYLRCRVRHSGDELVLEPLRTQVSGNLSSTTGHAALAVLPPGRARLARGARVRAILLAPDVRHDG